A region from the Pelobates fuscus isolate aPelFus1 chromosome 3, aPelFus1.pri, whole genome shotgun sequence genome encodes:
- the ASCL1 gene encoding achaete-scute homolog 1 gives MDSTVSIAKLESGPSAASQHFLQPAACFYSQSLQLSPSEGQPPAKSLPRQVKRQRSSSPELMRCKRRLNFTGFGYSLPQQQPAAVARRNERERNRVKLVNLGFATLREHVPNGAANKKMSKVETLRSAVEYIRALQQLLDEHDAVSAAFQAGVLSPTISPNYTHDMNSMAGSPVSSYSSDEGSYEPLSPEEQELLDFTTWF, from the coding sequence ATGGACAGCACCGTCAGCATCGCCAAGCTGGAGAGCGGCCCCTCCGCCGCCTCGCAGCACTTCCTGCAGCCGGCCGCCTGCTTCTACAGCCAGTCCCTGCAGCTCAGCCCGTCCGAGGGCCAGCCGCCCGCCAAGTCCCTGCCCCGCCAGGTGAAGCGCCAGCGCTCGTCCTCCCCCGAGCTTATGCGCTGCAAACGGCGGCTCAACTTCACCGGCTTCGGCTACAGCctgccccagcagcagccggccGCCGTGGCCCGCAGGAACGAGAGGGAGCGGAACCGGGTCAAGCTGGTCAACCTGGGCTTCGCCACCCTGCGGGAGCACGTGCCCAACGGTGCGGCCAACAAGAAGATGAGCAAGGTGGAGACCCTGCGCTCGGCCGTGGAGTACATCAGGGCGCTGCAGCAGCTGCTGGACGAGCACGACGCGGTCAGCGCCGCCTTCCAAGCCGGGGTCCTGTCACCCACCATCTCCCCCAACTACACCCACGACATGAACTCTATGGCAGGCTCGCCTGTCTCCTCCTATTCCTCCGATGAAGGATCGTACGAACCGCTGAGTCCAGAGGAGCAAGAGCTGCTAGACTTCACCACCTGGTTCTGA